The proteins below are encoded in one region of Thermosulfurimonas marina:
- a CDS encoding uracil-DNA glycosylase, translating into MALQSLSARTKLEDVKEFIRLLGSYLEYLEALGVEAVPAYPEIKSFLDLDPLVPSTLPELEAEIRRCRKCPLHRTRTQAVPGEGPCPSEIMIVGEAPGREEDLEGRPFVGQAGRLLQKMLQAIGLERTQVYITNVVKCRPPGNRTPESEELRACRPYLARQIRLVKPKVILALGAVAARSLLLEEGPLSKLRGRPHRIDGLQVVVSYHPAYLLRNPAAKRAAWEDLQLFRKLLSGGGP; encoded by the coding sequence TTGGCTTTACAATCCCTTTCGGCCAGGACTAAACTTGAAGACGTGAAGGAGTTTATTCGACTTTTGGGCTCTTATCTAGAGTACCTGGAGGCCCTGGGAGTAGAAGCTGTGCCTGCTTATCCGGAAATCAAGAGCTTTCTAGACCTTGACCCGTTGGTTCCCAGCACTCTCCCGGAATTGGAGGCCGAGATCCGGCGCTGTCGCAAGTGTCCTCTTCACCGCACCCGCACTCAGGCCGTTCCGGGGGAAGGCCCCTGCCCCTCGGAGATTATGATCGTGGGAGAGGCCCCGGGGCGGGAAGAAGATCTGGAGGGCCGTCCCTTTGTGGGCCAGGCCGGAAGGCTCCTTCAGAAAATGCTTCAGGCCATAGGCCTTGAAAGAACGCAGGTCTATATCACCAATGTGGTCAAGTGCCGGCCTCCGGGAAATCGCACTCCCGAGAGCGAAGAACTTCGGGCCTGCCGTCCCTACCTGGCCCGCCAGATCCGGCTGGTAAAGCCTAAGGTGATTCTGGCCCTCGGGGCCGTAGCCGCCCGGAGCCTTCTCCTCGAAGAGGGCCCTCTTTCCAAACTTCGGGGAAGACCCCACCGGATAGATGGCCTTCAGGTGGTGGTCTCCTATCACCCGGCCTATCTTCTGCGGAATCCTGCGGCCAAAAGGGCGGCCTGGGAGGATCTCCAGCTCTTTAGAAAACTCCTTTCCGGAGGCGGCCCGTGA
- a CDS encoding NfeD family protein yields the protein MKRLLLFFFFLGLLGPVHAAPPPLLWVTLDDAITPVSANFLLASLEEARKKGCQAVIWEIDTPGGLVESTRKIVKAVLSSEIPVVVYVAPPGARAASAGTFIVLASHIAAMAPGTHLGAAHPVTLTGQKIDKKTLQKIENDLVAWARSLAHLRGRNEKFAERAVRESQSLTAEEALKQRVIEILARDSTELLQKLHGRKVRLAQGEVVLQTRGAVLLPFREDLKTRILRLLAHPQVAYFLLMLGLAGLYFELSHPGAVFPGVLGAVCLVLGLFALQILPVNYAGLLLILLAGLLYFLEIKITSYGLLALAATVCLLLGSLMLFGRNPSGLRLSYGFLLPVVAVVSAFFLTVTYLAARALRHRPISGAEGLIGQEGRTLTEVGPEGGEVFVSGEIWRAEAERVIPPGTPVRVVAQKGLKLCVEPLR from the coding sequence GTGAAAAGACTCCTTCTCTTTTTTTTCTTTCTCGGGCTTTTGGGGCCGGTCCACGCTGCTCCGCCACCCCTTCTCTGGGTGACGCTTGACGACGCCATTACCCCGGTTTCGGCCAATTTTCTTCTTGCCAGTCTGGAAGAGGCCCGCAAAAAGGGCTGTCAGGCGGTAATCTGGGAGATCGACACCCCCGGGGGCCTGGTGGAATCCACCCGCAAGATCGTCAAGGCCGTGCTTTCTTCGGAGATCCCGGTAGTGGTCTATGTGGCCCCACCCGGGGCCCGGGCGGCCTCAGCGGGGACTTTTATCGTCCTGGCCTCCCACATAGCGGCCATGGCCCCGGGAACCCACCTGGGCGCGGCCCATCCGGTAACCCTCACTGGGCAAAAGATAGACAAGAAGACCCTCCAGAAGATCGAAAACGATCTGGTGGCCTGGGCCCGGAGTCTGGCCCACCTGCGGGGACGCAACGAAAAATTTGCCGAAAGGGCCGTGCGGGAAAGCCAGAGCCTCACCGCGGAAGAGGCCTTGAAGCAACGGGTAATCGAAATTCTGGCCCGGGATTCCACGGAACTCTTGCAGAAATTGCACGGCCGCAAAGTCCGCCTGGCCCAGGGCGAAGTGGTCTTACAAACTCGGGGGGCGGTTCTCCTTCCCTTTCGGGAAGATCTTAAGACCCGGATATTGAGGCTTCTGGCCCATCCCCAGGTGGCCTATTTCCTTCTCATGCTGGGGCTGGCCGGTCTTTATTTCGAGCTCTCCCATCCCGGGGCCGTCTTCCCCGGGGTCCTGGGAGCGGTCTGTCTGGTCCTGGGGCTTTTTGCCCTGCAGATCCTTCCGGTAAACTATGCTGGACTTCTCCTGATCCTCCTTGCAGGGCTCCTTTATTTTCTGGAAATCAAAATCACCAGTTACGGGCTCCTGGCCCTGGCGGCCACCGTGTGTCTCCTTTTGGGCTCTCTCATGCTCTTTGGAAGAAATCCTTCGGGCCTGCGTCTTTCCTACGGATTTCTCCTTCCCGTAGTGGCCGTGGTGAGCGCCTTTTTCCTCACCGTAACTTATCTAGCGGCCCGGGCCCTGCGCCACCGCCCCATCTCCGGGGCCGAGGGCCTCATCGGCCAAGAAGGGCGCACCCTCACGGAGGTAGGTCCTGAAGGAGGAGAAGTATTCGTTTCCGGAGAGATCTGGCGGGCCGAAGCCGAAAGGGTTATCCCTCCCGGGACTCCGGTGCGGGTCGTGGCCCAAAAGGGCCTCAAACTCTGCGTGGAACCTTTAAGGTAG